The DNA sequence TCGAGCTGGTCCTTGTCCTCGTCCACGTCGACGAACCCGGCCTGGATCTCCGACGTGCGGGTGACCAGCGTGCTGTCCATCAGGCTGTAGAACTGCGGCAGCGCCAGGGTCGAGGTCGCCAGCCACATCGCGGCCAGCGCCCACAACCCGCGCTTGCTGATCGAGGCCAGGTCGCCCTGCCAGATCTGGCGGAACATCAGCACCGCCAGGATCAGCGCGACCAGGCCGAACCAGCGCAGGTAGACGTTGTCGTAGACCTTCTGGACGCCGGTCTTCACCGCCTCGTCCAGCGGCTGGAGCAGCCCCTGGCCGACGACCGTGTAGTGCAGGGCGTTCGTCGCGCCGACGATGTTCTTGCCGACGTTGAACAGCTCGTTGCCCATCCAGGTGTCCAGCACCGGGGTGGCGTTGGGCACCAGGCACTTCTCCTGGTAGGTGTGCCAGACCATGCCCGCGTACCCGTGGTTGAGGTAGGGCGTGTCCGGCAGGCCGTTGCCGATGGGCGGGTCGATCGCGCCGACCATCCCCGAACCGGGCCGCTCGGGGTTGGGCGCCTCACCGCAGGGCGCGGCGGCGGCGGGCGTGGCGCCGATGACGACCTGGAGGCCGACGATCGCCACCACCACGGCCATCGCACGCCACCGGGCGCGCGCCGGGCGGCCGTGCGCCTCCGCGTGCTCTTGAGCGTGTCTGAATCGCCGTCGCGCGTAGAGCGCGACGGCGACCAGCGCCACCAGGAGAAGGGTGCTCACGCGGACACCTCGCTACTGCTCGGCACGACCGGAGCACAGGGGGACCCGCTCACGCGCACGTCCCGCCGGCGCTCGGCGCGGCAAGCACCGAGCGCGGTGCGCGAGTCGTCCACGAGGCCGCTCATGCGCTGCCTTCCCGGCCCGGACGGCGGTTTCCTCCCTCGCCGTGCGCCGAGTCGACCAGCTCGTCGGTCAGGCCGACTTCCAGGTCGGCGGCCAGTTCGTCGTCGTACTCGTCGGTGTACTGCTCGGCGTACGAGAACGGGTCCTGCGGGGGTGAGGAGACCTCCACCTCGGTCGACTCGCCGCCGTCGCGCAGCGCGTCCGGCGTGGTGTCGAGGGCGTTGCGCAGGTGTTCCAGGTGCGGCCCGGAGAAGTCGATGCGGATCCGCTCGACGCCGCCCGCGCCGTCGCCGAAGATGAACTGGCGCGGCGCGCGGTCGCGTTCGAGGTTGTTCCGCACGCCGCCCGGGCGACGGCCCAGCGAGGCCACGACCTGCTCGTAGCCCGCCCCGACCGGGACCTTCAGCAGGCGCAACGCGTCCGCCTGCGCCTGGTCGTCGTCCAACCGGCCGACGAACACCGAGTCGAGCAGCGTCACGAAGCCCTGGATCTTGAGGAAGTCCGCCGGGATCTGCGACGACAGCAGCACGCGGACGTTCCACTTGCGGGAGTCGCGGGCGAAGCGGTTCATCAGCACGCGGCCCGTCGGCACCTCCGACAGGAAGAACGCCTCGTCGATCCAGACGCCCTTGCGCAGGTCCTTCGGCCGCTCGTAGATCGACCGCTGGGTCAACCACGCGGCCAGGTTCAGCATCTCCACGCCGAGCGCTTCCGCGTCCGTCCAGTGCTCGCGGCCCACGCCGTCCTTCGGCAGGTTCAGCCCCGCCATGGTCAGCACGGTCAGCCGGTCGTCGCGCGCCTCGTTGTACGGGTCCAGGTCCTGCTCGGGGATGAGCAGCGACATCCGCTCCCGCATCTCGTCGAGGAAGTCGGCGACGACGACGGCGTGCTCGTGGTGCTCCGACGCGTCCCGCCGCAGCGCCTCGAACACCATGCCGGGGTGCGCGTCGGGCCGGCCGCCGACCGTGCGGACCGCGCGCAGCAGCACGATCCGGGTCTGCGGCAACCGGGACACCTCGTAGGGCAGCAGGCCGGACAGCACGTCCAGCACCAGCCGACGCCGGGTCGCCGCGGCCAGCGCGCGTTCCCGCCGCCACGCCCGTTCCGGGTCCTCCTCGTCCATGAAGTGGTCGAGCTGCGGCTCGGCCACCACCCGGTACGGGTTGAGGATGCCCGCCTGCGCGTTGAGCAGGTTGATCGGCCGGGCGTACGGCCTGAGCTCGGGCAGCTCGCACAGCGCCGCCAGCGGCCCGGACGGGTCCAGCAGCGTCCAGTGCGCGCCCGCCCGCAACGTCTTGTAGACGATGCCGCCGCCGAGGAACGACTTGCCCGCGCCCAGCCCGGCGACCATCGCGGTCAGGCCGGACGAGTCGCGCAGCTCCTGCGCCATCCACGGGTCCCACGCCACCGGCCGGCGGGTCGCGGTCACCGTCTCACCGAGCAGGATGCCGCGCCGGTCGCCCACCTCGGCCGTGGCGGTCGGGACGGCGGACGCCGCCCACAGCACCGAGCCGCGCCGCAGGTAGGCCGACGACGACAGCGGCTCGCCCGGGATGAACTCCCGCGCGATCGCGTACTGCGCCTCCGGGTGCTCGATCGCCACCTTCGGCTTGTAGAGGTCGAGCAGCCCCTGGGCCAGCCGCAGGGCCTCGCGCTCGGTCGGGCCGGACACCGCGAGCCGCCACCAGCTCCGCACCCGCGTGCCCAGCGCGGTGAAGCCCGACGTCATCTCGTCGTCGATCTCCAGCACCCGGGACGCCTGTCGGGCCAACGACTGCGGCGGCTCCAGCTCGTGCTCGTCGGTGTAGTGGCGCACCTGCGAGCGGACCTTGCTCATCTGCCGCTGCAACTCGCCGGAGACCTCTTCGGGACGCCGCACGTAGATCCGCGCCGACCACTCCACGGCGGCCGGCAGCCGGTCCGAGCGCTGCACCCACGGGTCGTCCTGCTCGGGGATCTGCAGGCCGTGCATCAGGCCGACGGTGAGCACGGCGACGTGCCGCTTGATGCCCGCGTTCGACCCGGTGCGGCCGCGCACGGTGACCGTCGGCGAGTAGGGGTCCTGGTGGAAGTCCGCCGCGTCGGTGAACGACGCCAGGTCCTCCGGCTCCCACGGGGCGCCGGGCACGGCGGGCAGGTTGCGCGGCGCGGGCAGGCCGAGCGAGCAGGACCGGTGCATCAGCCAGGACATCTCCTCGGCCGTGGCCGGGCGCCCTTCGAGGCCGGCGGAGCCGATCACCTGGTCGAGGTGGTCGATCTCGGACTCGATCGCGACCAGCTCGGCGTCCACCGCGTCCGGGAAGACCTTGCGCAGCACGGGCGCGGCGCGCTCGACCGCGCGGTCCATCATGTTGCGGGTCTGCACCTGGACGCCGAGGTAGACCTCCTTCTCGGCCATCGACCGGCCCATGAGCTGCTGCTGCTCGCCGACCATGTAGTCGTCGAAGCTCAACGTGCCGGGGGTGTCCGGCAGCCGGCGCACGGCGTTGTGCACGTGCGCCTCGGCCCACATCCGGATCGGGTACGGCCGGTTCGTCACGCGCAGGTGCATCCAACGGCCCTGGAGCTCGGCGTACTGGCCCGCGATCGCCGCGATCAGGTCCTGGCGCTGCGAGTCCGACCGGAACGACCAGCGCTGCGGCGCGAGCCGGTACCAGGCGTAGACCTCCTGGCCGGTGCGCAGCAGGTGGCCGTCGATGCTGCGGGCGGCGATCGACGGTGTGTAGCTCGGCACGGACTGCTCGCCCGGCAGGCGGCGGCCGCGCTTGCTGTAGACCTTGCGGTCGTCGCGCGCCGCGGCCGCGTGCTGGGCCACGTGTGCGGCGGATCGTCGGTCACGGTCACGCCGGCGTCCGAACACCGCGCACCTCCTTCTGACGGCGGTCTTGCTGCCTGCGGTGCTGGGATCGGGTGGCGGCGCTCGCGCGTTTCGCCCCCTTGTGACGTTTGCGCGGGCGGTGCGGGCTGACCCGGACGCGCGCGGCGCTGGCCGCGCCGCCCCGGCCCGCCGTGGTCTCCCGCGGCGCGGTCAGCTCGCGCACCCACATCGCCAGGACCGACGACAGCGGGCGCTCGTGGCTGATCCGCGAGCAGATGAACCTGGTCAGGGCGATCGTGATCACGAAGCCCCAACCGGTGTTGATCACGTCGAAGCCGAATCCGACCTGCCGCTGGACGGCGGTGACCAGCAGGAAGACCACGATGCCGACACCCCAGGCGACGTACCGCGCACGCCACGGGAAGGTTGCTTTGGGCGGGCCGAGCCAGACGGCGTCGACCCGGTAGACCTCGTCGTCAGTGCGTACCCGCAAGGGTCACCCGCCGGTGAACAGGCCGGCGATCCACTGGCCGATGTTGGCACCCGCGTTCGTGGTGACGGCCAGACCGATGATCGCCAACGCGATGATGACGCCGCCCAGGCGGCGCATGACCCCGGCGTTGTCGCCCTTGCCGCCGCCGAGCCAGAGCAGCAGCAGCGCGACGGTGAGCAAGAGGAGGGGGACCAGGTTGTCGAGGATCCACTGGCGCACCCCGCCTGTGCCCAAAGCGGGCGGCTGCTGGGCGAGTGTTACCAGGGTCATGGCGGTCATCTCGTACTCCTGAGTACGCAGGACTTCGCCGGGCGGGCCGAGGGGTGCCCGTCCGGTTGGTGCGCTATCGAGTAGAACACGTCTTCGTCACGAGGTGTATCGGTCGGCTAGCGGTCGGTAGATCAAGAACCGTTCCCCTGGCAGTCGATTACGTCTAATCTGACCACAGACATCATGGTTGGGGGCGAGCCGGTGGAGAACCGACGTCCCCGGATTCTCCCGATTGCTGAGATAGTTCACCCGACTGCGAACCCCCTGGTCACGCACTGTGTGCACGACCTCCAGCCCTGTCCCCGCCGGTCGCGCCGACTCCCCCGTCCGGCCGAGCGATCGACACCCGAACGGTCCGCACGCCGGAGTGACGACGCCGAGGAGGCTCGCCGATGACCCACCCGCCCGAGGCCGTGCCCGAACCAGCCGGTGGGGTGAACGAAATCACCGTCGCCGTGACCGTCTCGGGCAGTGATCAGGTTACCGGTGAGGACCGGCAAACCGGGCGGCGGGTGCAGCGGACGGTCAACTTCGACCAGGACGTGCTGGAGCGGGCGCGGGCCGCGGCGACCTACCTGGCCGCCTACGAGGCGGAGGCCGGCGTGCGCAGCCTGGCCGACATCGTGAACCCGGCGGTCGAGG is a window from the Saccharothrix saharensis genome containing:
- a CDS encoding ATP-binding protein, which gives rise to MAQHAAAARDDRKVYSKRGRRLPGEQSVPSYTPSIAARSIDGHLLRTGQEVYAWYRLAPQRWSFRSDSQRQDLIAAIAGQYAELQGRWMHLRVTNRPYPIRMWAEAHVHNAVRRLPDTPGTLSFDDYMVGEQQQLMGRSMAEKEVYLGVQVQTRNMMDRAVERAAPVLRKVFPDAVDAELVAIESEIDHLDQVIGSAGLEGRPATAEEMSWLMHRSCSLGLPAPRNLPAVPGAPWEPEDLASFTDAADFHQDPYSPTVTVRGRTGSNAGIKRHVAVLTVGLMHGLQIPEQDDPWVQRSDRLPAAVEWSARIYVRRPEEVSGELQRQMSKVRSQVRHYTDEHELEPPQSLARQASRVLEIDDEMTSGFTALGTRVRSWWRLAVSGPTEREALRLAQGLLDLYKPKVAIEHPEAQYAIAREFIPGEPLSSSAYLRRGSVLWAASAVPTATAEVGDRRGILLGETVTATRRPVAWDPWMAQELRDSSGLTAMVAGLGAGKSFLGGGIVYKTLRAGAHWTLLDPSGPLAALCELPELRPYARPINLLNAQAGILNPYRVVAEPQLDHFMDEEDPERAWRRERALAAATRRRLVLDVLSGLLPYEVSRLPQTRIVLLRAVRTVGGRPDAHPGMVFEALRRDASEHHEHAVVVADFLDEMRERMSLLIPEQDLDPYNEARDDRLTVLTMAGLNLPKDGVGREHWTDAEALGVEMLNLAAWLTQRSIYERPKDLRKGVWIDEAFFLSEVPTGRVLMNRFARDSRKWNVRVLLSSQIPADFLKIQGFVTLLDSVFVGRLDDDQAQADALRLLKVPVGAGYEQVVASLGRRPGGVRNNLERDRAPRQFIFGDGAGGVERIRIDFSGPHLEHLRNALDTTPDALRDGGESTEVEVSSPPQDPFSYAEQYTDEYDDELAADLEVGLTDELVDSAHGEGGNRRPGREGSA